A single genomic interval of Plodia interpunctella isolate USDA-ARS_2022_Savannah chromosome 16, ilPloInte3.2, whole genome shotgun sequence harbors:
- the LOC128676524 gene encoding uncharacterized protein LOC128676524, giving the protein MSNPEYLSDDILDEEFLKIFENIRRFQLFLGCCRVDARDRFVTEPTINQKVYTIAIIIFVIYGYYDIAQYNSTIDIQLLDRLFFTSFLINNVLIYAMGVIHVRFLNNKKNADLYIKLCKLSRLFKPNYKMTVQKLIYSNDKRVLTLYSLGIGMLFIVIVIGQRFVLSSLAILIVQSSMHMEIFHCSNIMVFFGFHMRLVYYMITHHLNRYEIYVDIKDVPLMSEVRMREVLGPVGDTDFVDFPLEVFGETNGTIIVVSTALLDLMGIFFFCFHAEVFQREVTRVKQSSINIMSVYPNGPLRKKAQKIFKLIENSPPRFSVYGMWQISAHTFIQLCTLMTWLLVTLLQFTFL; this is encoded by the exons ATGAGTAATCCGGAATATCTATCCGATGATATTTTGGATGAGGAGTTTTTGAAAATCTTCGAAAACATCAGGCGATTTCAACTCTTCCTCGGCTGTTGTCGGGTTGACGCGCGAGATCGCTTTGTAACCGAACCCACTATAAACCAAAAAGTGTATACTATagctataattatatttgtaatttatggaTATTATGATATAGCTCAATATAATTCGACTATTGATATACAGTTATTGgatagattatttttcactagTTTTCTAATTAATAACGTATTGATTTACGCAATGGGTGTTATTCATGTTCGATTTCTGAACAACAAAAAGAACGCAGATCTTTACATCAAATTGTGCAAATTGAGTCGCTTATTCAAACCCAATTACAAGATGACTGTGCAGAAACTGATTTACTCTAACGATAAGCGCGTCTTAACGTTATATTCGCTGGGTATTGGTATGTTGTTCATAGTTATTGTGATAGGACAACGATTTGTGCTGTCAAGCTTAGCAATATTGATTGTACAGTCAAGTATGCATATGGAAATATTTCACTGCTCCAATATTATGGTCTTTTTTGGGTTTCATATGCGTTTAGTATACTATATGATAACACATCATTTGAACCGTTATGAAATCTATGTTGATATAAAAGATGTACCTTTGATGAGCGAGGTTCGAATGAGGGAAGTGTTGGGTCCTGTTGGTGACACAGACTTCGTTGATTTCCCCCTGGAAGTCTTT GGGGAGACTAATGGGACTATTATAGTTGTATCAACAGCTTTATTGGATCTAATgggtatatttttcttctgttTTCACGCAGAAGTGTTTCAGAGAGAAGTTACAAGAGTCAAGCAGtcatcaattaatattatgtccGTTTATCCTAACG GGCCTTTAAGAAAGAAGGCGCAGAAGATATTCAAGCTGATAGAAAACTCACCGCCCCGCTTCTCTGTGTACGGCATGTGGCAGATATCGGCTCACACGTTTATACAACTCTGTACCCTTATGACATGGCTACTTGTGACCTTGCTACAATTTACATTCCTATAG
- the LOC128676525 gene encoding uncharacterized protein LOC128676525 codes for MAEQARISISEYLSKDILDEDYLKGYSYFWRMEFVLGTCRVDARQRFVTTPTIFQKIYSLAIITFVVFGYYQIVQYNNRTNISRHDEIYLKIFLLGGVLYYSVLVVHSRFMRNRQNAEFHVKLSHCDRHLRSNYRDAAYYLIRANNLRVMTVLLVFLCPLLLLSLTRDITLMIGAIAVIISQTTALVESVHCTSIMRSFTLRMRLVYYIIMYHLKFIQNYVNLKEEPFIMEDRILKKLGSIKHTDFIEISLDVYLKDIFAAFSRYQDNYRFEILVFRSKCIIAVVTVFRMVLFSFQNKMQDFSGLIVMVTLVSLEIFGIFFFYAELFQWEVSRVKVSTVNVMSFYPSGPLRDKAKNIFDLIENSPPNFSVYGIWQMRAYTFISLLSTITWFLITVLQFEFL; via the exons ATGGCAGAACAAGCCCGTATAAGCATATCTGAGTATCTATCTAAAGATATTCTGGACGAAGACTACTTGAAAGGCTACTCATATTTTTGGCGAATGGAGTTCGTTTTAGGAACATGCCGCGTCGACGCACGCCAACGATTCGTCACTACGCCAACTATATTCCAAAAGATATACAGCTTGGCCATAATAACATTCGTGGTGTTCGGGTATTACCAAATAGTACAGTATAATAATAGAACTAATATATCACGCCATGATGagatctatttaaaaatatttttgttgggCGGTGTGCTTTATTATTCAGTTCTTGTTGTTCACTCTCGCTTCATGCGCAACCGTCAAAACGCGGAGTTTCATGTGAAACTGTCACATTGTGATCGTCATTTGAGAAGTAATTACAGAGATGCCGCGTATTACTTGATTCGTGCTAATAATTTACGGGTGATGACGGTCCTTTTAGTGTTCTTGTGTCCTTTGCTGCTCCTTTCATTAACAAGAGATATCACACTTATGATAGGAGCGATAGCAGTCATCATCTCACAGACTACAGCGCTGGTTGAATCTGTACATTGCACCAGCATAATGCGCTCATTTACGCTACGAATGCGTTtagtttattacataataatgtatcatttaaaattcatacaaaattacgTGAACCTCAAAGAAGAGCCATTCATTATGGAAGATAGAATACTCAAGAAATTGGGatcaataaaacatacagatttcattgaaatttcgTTAGATGTATAtttgaaagatatttttgcAGCGTTTTCCAGATACCAAGATAATTACAGATTTGAA ATACTTGTATTCAGAAGTAAATGCATTATAGCAGTTGTGACCGTGTTTCGAATGGTACTGTTTTcgtttcaaaataaa atgcAAGATTTTAGTGGATTGATAGTGATGGTGACTTTGGTGTCGCTGGAGATATTtggtattttcttttttt ACGCGGAACTATTCCAGTGGGAAGTGTCCAGAGTCAAAGTGTCAACTGTCAATGTTATGTCATTCTATCCAAGCG GACCTCTGAGAGACAAAGCGAAGAATATATTCGACCTGATAGAAAACTCGCCACCAAATTTTTCCGTGTACGGGATATGGCAAATGCGAGCATATACGTTCATAAGCCTTCTTAGCACCATTACCTGGTTTCTTATTACGGTTTTGCAATTCGAGtttctatag